In Phaseolus vulgaris cultivar G19833 chromosome 7, P. vulgaris v2.0, whole genome shotgun sequence, the genomic stretch ACATACGCAAAATGTCATCCAATGTTACCTGGTATGCTCCCCACCCACCGACCCACCTCTAATATTCTGATGCGCACATTTCTTCTTAACGTGTGTGGAATAAAAAGCACGAGTTAAGGTCATTATAGGATAATATTAGCTGATGAGTTTTGCAATGGTACCCAAATTATCGTAAGGTATCATGTTggaatttgaatttatattaattCTTAATCTATAGGCTAATTATGATATATTATCTGATTATGagactgatttttttttttgaattatctATGAAGCGTTATCACTACATTCTTTTCAATGGAAAATActgaaagtttttttataattttgttacaGAATGATGTGTCATGTTGGACTCATGCTTCTGTCTCTATTTGTGTTTGCATGCCTGTGTGGGTAATTCAAGCTCCGATAATGATTTTCAGAATTCAGTCTTGCATGtgatatttatagatttttaatCTAGCTAATGAAGTCTGTTCCTCTCCGAGATTATGTTGTTTCTTGATGAAATTGTTGTCTATTCATTGACATACTATAACAGAACTTTCTCTCTATTCCAGTAATCCTGGGTATAGGAGTTACGAATGGGATTACAGGTGGATGGATTATCCACCCCAAGCAAAAGACTTGATTCACCCTTGTGATCAATCAGTGGCTACTTATAGAGGTCATTCGGTCTTGCGCACTCTTATCCGCTGCTATTTCTCTCCAGCTTTTAGGTGAGCACTGAGGTGGCCTTGCTCTGTAATAATTCTTCATTTTCTTGTCTTGACCCTCTTTTGATCTTTTTCTTAAAGCTTCAATTATTTGTCAAAGTCAATCAAACTGTTTGTAAAAGCGTGTTTGGTTTTCTGAGGGGGAAGAATAAAAACAAGTTCTGTCAGGTTCATATTTGGACCAGCATGCAGCTTGcttaatcatattaattattgtatttttaaacTGGTTTTCTCCAGCAGTATCTTTTGACGTCTATATCGTTTGGGGATTTGATTAATGTTAGCCTGATATTATCCTCAAATTTACAGCACTGGGCAGAGGTACATCTATACTGGATCACACAACGCATGTGTTTTCATATATGATTTGGtatgtaatttaatttcttCTGCTCTAGCTTGCATTATATCCATATTGGCATTTTATTTAGGTACGAGTTAccaaaaagtatattttataaCCAATTTTATGACATCAGTTACCATTATATTAAACGGTAATCCACCCTTTTTATGTCTACccttgttaattttttattaagttcAAAATGTGGATTATTATGTATTTGAACATGAGTGATAATACTAAGGTTTGAGTCTTCATTACCCGTAAATGGCTTGCATAAAAGGAAACAGATCACATGAATACCCTTTCTGATTCAACCTAAAACTCCACTACCTGGCTACTGTTAATAAAATTGTTGCGGAAGAGCGATGTGACGTCATGTATATCCTCTTGGGCACTATGCATGAAAAAACTACATAATCAGGAAATTTTGAAGTTAGATTGAACTGCTGTCTGTTTATTTTACAAAGaataaacacacaaaaaaaagttCAAGCTGGTTCTCTTTTAATGGTATAATTCACTACAGGTGACCGGAGCTCAAGTTGCGACACTGAAGCACCATAAATCACCTGTGAGAGATTGTAGTTGGCACCCTTTCAACACTATGCTCGTTAGCTCTTCTTGGGATGGTGATGTGGTGAAATGGGAATTTGCTGGGAGTGGTGATAGACCAGCCTCTTTGACCAAGAGGGCATGGAAAAGACACTTTTACGATGAATACATATGATGTCAGTCGAATCAGTTATGGAATGATCTGGGGGATGCATACCCTGTTGTTAATGAACATGTATAGGACGTTTTGACATAATAAGGCATGACATGAACAGCCACAAGGTCTTGGTACATAAATAACCATGTAAATTGAGATTGGAATTGATTCATTAATACGCTTTACCTGgaacaaattattaatattgtacAATGTGTCATTAATTGGTGCGGTCTTCTTGTGGTGAACCTAGACTCCTGCATGGTGCTTTGGCTGAATCATTACACGTACACTGTACCCCTAATTATGCTGGGTCGCCTTTTATGAAAATCAGGAATAAAGCTAATAATGCTTCTGGTAGTTCGTAGTTAGGACGTTCTCCTCCAGATAGCTGTAAAGCATAGAAAAAACAGTGACAGAATATATATTTGCCCAAACGCCACTGCCAAGATGCCTATATCACTGTGGTTGTGCCGTTGTGGATATCATGAGAATCTTAACTCGGTTCTCATCCTTTGTTGTCTTGTCTTGGTGATTTATCGTATTATTTTCTTTGTCATGATACCTTGGTTCCTTGATTTTGATTGATCTTACAATAATTGTTATAGAAGAGCAGGTTGATTTATTTATGCATGCCTTTTAAAAGTAAAAGTGTTCCAAAAATTATGAGTTTTAACCTTTTAAAGAATGGAGAAATGTCTCATATTATTGGCCTTTGATAGCTTTTTCTCCGAAAGGGCCATACTTCCGAAGGCGCTATGTTAACAAATTGTAAAACTATGGGGGACCCTCTCTCTGCTGTCTAGGTATTGGTAAAGCAAAGATGTTATTCTAAGCCACAGACAAATTATAAGATGATAAAACGTGAGGTTCCACAAAGAAAATGAGTGAAATGTCGAGTAAATTAAGTACACCCAGTACGATGAAGGCAACGATACATAGAGGATTGGGTTGGGGCCTCCAGCAGAAAAAGTCTacatgtttcattttttttggcGACAACGGTCtgataaaattttaacaaataatttattatttaaaggCAAATTGCAAAAGATTATTATTTAGTACCATTCCCCAGAAGATTTTCCATGTGAAGATTCCGGAAGGATTGGCTACAAAAAATAGAAGTTGAACTTGATAATAGATTTAATCATATATTAGCAGATATAGAGATGCATTATGCCAAAGTATTTGACGCATGACCTGACCTAGAACATCCAATCTAATAAGGCAACAACCCGAGACAGACAGTTAAATATAATACAAGAGGTTGTGGATTTGACGGTGTGCCCTCTGCTAAACTAATTCCACCATAGCTAAACTTGGTTCTTTTTTCCTGTTTCCATTCACATTTactttttctattattattcttTGACGTTAGCTGCTTCCTGTGCCCTTTTGTAAGTTTAATCCAACCTACCTAATCTCAgttctttttttcttgtttttttcaCATTTGCTTTTTACCGTGATGATTCCTTTGTCGCCACACTCCACACAGAGGGCGGAAAAAGAGAAAGAGTGTCAGTCCAGACCCAAGACTCAAAAGGCTTCACAATTGCAATGCAAAAAAGATATCCACAAATGGTTGTCGTCCCTACAACCATTTTCCATTGTAGGGAGCAGCGACTCGTGCCCATAGAAAGCTTAAAAAGCTGAAGAAACGGTAATTGCACCGAATGGCCACCACTCCATTTCCCCCAAAAAGGATAGATACAATCTGAAATTTGTAATCATGTGTCACACAACTCTTCCAAAAATAACCCAAAAAAATGATGGAACAGTAACCAATTGGCATTCATCTCACCAAAGTTTCCATCACCACTATTCTCATCCAATATGTACCAGGTGCCAATGCCATACCACTGTGTAATCATTAGAACCATAGCAGGCAGCATTTTATTAAATGAGCAtagaagaatgaaaaaaaatagtttcccAATGGCAAGATACCAGTgatgacaataaaaaaaaaagataatgaaaatattaactCACAGGAGATGACAACATAGAGTTTTAACTGATTGAAATaacaataatgataaataatttttgctTTTGTTTATCCTAATGGACCAATCATATTACATCAGTAATATagataataatcataacatatATGATTCGAGAAGCTCCTGCACCAAAACAGCTAAATTATCTAAATCTAATCCAAAAATATTCACAATCTTCGTATTATTCATCCCCTCATAATTAtcacaaaattaaataataatgaataaaaaggGCAAGAAAAGAAATAAGGAAGAAGGAAAAGGGTAAGTATTTGACTTGATGGGTCGGGTCGGCTCAGGTCGGGTCAGGTTTTCAACTGGTTGCACTGCGTAGTAGGCCTGGTTTTCTGCTTGCCAGCCCTCAAGGGGCAGGGCGTCTCTACGGGCGGGACCATGCAATTATACTGCAGACACAGGGAGCTTCTCTCTGGAATCACCGCCGTTGGGCTTATCTCAATCCCTGTCAGATAGTTATGCTGCAAGTAAAGTATCTGAATGCTCGCGTCCAGCAACCGCTCCACGAAGCTAGCTGGTACCCGACCCGTGAACCGGTTGTTGTTCAGGTACAGGTACTGCACGCTCGCCAGCATTGGCGATATCTGACCGGACAACCGGTTGTAACTAAGATCAACGGTCGGAATGGACACCTGATCAACGGGCTGGACTGGACCCGAGAACTGGTTCCTCTCCAGCTGCAGATTCGTGAGAGGGAAGGAAAAGATCCGGTCCGGGATTGGGCCCGTGAACTGGTTGAGACTAAGGTCCAAATAGTTAAGCTGGTCGAGACGGCTCAGGAGGTGGTCCATTGGGCCGGTCAGCTTGTTCCAGGCCAGGGAGAGGTACTGCAGAGAGGGAGGGAGCGAGTTGGGGGGTAGCGAACCGGATAGAGAGTTATGCTTTAGGTCCAGACGTGTTAAAGTGTGTGACTCGAACCGAGGGAGCGAACCGGAGAGGCGGTTATGACAGAGGATCAAGTTGGTTAGCTCCGGTAGGGATCCCACGGTTGGAGGAATGCGTCCGGTGAGTTGGTTGTAGCTGAGATCGATGGTTCTGAGGCTGCGTAACTCGCCGAGCTTGGTCGAAATTTCGCCGGAGATGAAGTTGCGGTTGACGCCAAAGAACCTGAGGTTCTTCAAACCGGAGAGGGATTCCGGGAGAGGACCGTAGATTCTGCCGGGGACAACGGTGAACTCGGCGAGCGCGGATAGCTTGCCGAGGGCGGGGTCGAGGCGGCCGGTGAGTCCGGGGGAGCCAGCCCTGGGATCGCCGAGGTTGAGGGCGATGACCTTGTCGGAGTCGCAGTAAACCCCGGCGAAGTTGCATGGGTCAGCGGTAAAATCCCAGGAGGAGAAGAAATGGGAACCAGGCATGTCTTCGAGGGCTTTACGAATGGATTGCAGAGCGAGGAAATCAGCAGGGTCTAAAATAGCTTCCACATGTAGAAAAGAGACtaaaaagaaaaggagaaaaccGCAAGCATAGGAGCAGTTGGCCATTGAAGCTCCGACGGAGGAAGTAACAGAAAAAAGGGTTTTATAGAGAAAAGAGGAAGAGATTGTTTTGTGGTTGAATGGAAGTGGAAGTGGATCAACGAAGATGTAATAGTGAAAGGGGTTATGTAAAGAAGGAGATTAGGCTTGCAGGAAAAGCAACTCACACTACACCACTGTATCAGAATGAaggaatgaatgaatgaatctTTTTGTGATGGCTTCTCAGAGAAGGCGCAATGGTAATcacttcttcttttttcctttctttctacTTCCTACTCTTCCTCTTCCAACCAACCAAACCTCCGCTTAATCaataataatcattttttattatttttttctttcttgggAACAGTTTCCATCAAACGGTTGTCCGATCCTATTTGGCATCCCTGCCTCAGCCTCGGCTCCCACGTCATCTTCCTCCGCACCTTTGCTTCGCCTCTCTTTCTCTCCCCAACCACATGCCAAACCTTTAGCTACAGCAGCTGTCAAAATGATTGGATCGCTTCGACACGGGGAAAATACATCACACGTGTTTCTCCAAACAAAGCTTATGTGAGAATGGACGCTGCAACTCTTTTccttaaatatattaaaattactcCTAAATCTTATCACGCAATTCTTTcataaaatactaatatttaCTAATTATCTTATCACACCTAATCTCATgctaagaaattaaataaatataaaaaaaattaaacaaacacataagaataaataaacgtcaaatttaattaaagagAATCACACACTTGTATctattaattttctttaatttctttaaagAGAAACTAATTGTTTATCTGAAGAgaattaattttacttttcaaaataagaggaaaaaaacattaaattttttcCCTATCTCCTTTTTTCTGGTTTGCTTGCTGcctactcaatttttttttacactaaaataattattaaccAATGTAGAAGTGAGGGAAAAGCCCAAAAAAAAGTGGGTAGGAAGATTGTCAGAAAGTGTGGGGGCTCTTGAGTGAATGACAGCTAAGCTATGAAGTTAGGGTTATTTAATTTCACCCAATTCTTCTTCAAAGCTTCTTCCATACTATTTTATTACTGTGTAGCAAAACAGAtcataacaaataataaatgtGTATTCCTTTGTTTTGCTTCCAGCTCTGTTTCATGTTTCATTTCATGTACGCAAAATACGATCCAATACATCAGGATTCAGGAGTTTTATATACTTGATGATGCATTAGTtccattattaataattaatacatctttttttctcttttttactTTGTTGTGATATGTGCACAGTGTGGGAATAAACCAACAAACACTTTTTTaccctttttttctctctcttgctcataagaaaataaacacaCACTAATATCTCTCTTTTCCCTTGGATAAAAGGAGGTGGTTTGAAGGTGAAGTAAGCGAAGTCAAAGACAATTTTGGTCAAAGATATGCATGCTCCAAAGCTTGTTTCATAATCCACATTCATCACTGAGCTTTCACCAATTACAGTGTGGAACAACGAATTTATTCCCCCCTTTTATTCTTGAGTACAGAATGTAAGTCAACATAACAGAATCAATTCAGCTACTTCATGTGCTCCCCTGTGTACCAAGGGAAAGTTTGTTTCGTTTTCCTAAAATTCTTCACCTTTTCTTCCATAGCTATATTTCTATCCTCTGTTCACCCCTTTCATTTGCTAAAACTGTCTCAGCTCTATTTGCGTGGATCAAAAGCTATACAGCTGTAAAATCAAGTTACACTTTTAAACCCCCCAAAAAATTGAAAGTAACCCCAATAAAGCAATTTGAGGTTGCAGTAGAACTACATATAAGATATGTGATGAATTTTATCAAAAGTTTCAGATTGATGAAAGCGTTTATGATTAATCTTTTCATTAAAAAACAGTGACTAAATTGTATTTTAACTGTAAAATGTAATATCTGACTTAAAATCACCACCAGATTAACTATTCTGACTCagatatattaattattccagCAATAATGTTTCTAACAATCACCCAGTGACTGATAGTTGGAGAGTTAGTTTAATAACTATACCCAACTAAAAAAAGAAAGGAATTACTATAGCCCAGCACTCTGAAATCTACGGTTATTAATGATCTTTTCTACTACACGCACTCCTTTACGTAAAGAGCAAGGTTGGTCTCAACCCCACAAGAAAATTTCATGTTCTATAATTTATTGTTCTCTAACCTAATACCTAACTAAGATTTGGTTAAATTGAGAAGGGTATGACCTCTGGTTGAAATGGGTGAAAAAATGGCTTTGGGGAAATCGCGAGTTATCTCAGACAAAAACATGAATGCATGTAACAAAACACAACCTGTCTAGATATTGATATGGTCGATAGATGTGTGTGCACCTCAAACTCAAATCCAGCCAAGCAACATACGGACAAAGTTAGAAagcatttttattttgtaatagaATAATGTCTCTGATGAATTTGGTCCCAATATACATgtatgtatatgtgtgtgtaggtatccaattaaaaacagtgagaCATAAATTATTTAGCATAGAATATGGTGGGAGGCACTTGAGAGGAAAAAAATCCACATGACCTCCAAATGGTCCTGTTTGAAGTTTCGTACACCAACCACAACAACCAAAAGACCTACTTATTCTGGTACATGTAGTGTCTAATTTAAGGAGTTTGAGGGTGTGCCTTTTGAGAGTTGCGTGGTGATTACTCTACTCTAGTGTGTTCATCTCGTATGCTTATTAATGTAACTTCCTTCTTCTGTCTTTTTCTTCCAGCTTTCTGCTGTCATCCCTCTGCCTTATCTTTTCCACCACATTTTTTAGCTCTAACCCTCTTAATTCCCAATCAACTAACTTTTCCTACTCAACATAGCTAACCAATCTAATATAATATCTAAGTAAATGTAGTTTGATGGTATAACTTAAGTGTTGTTACATTGGATATGTGTTTGGTTTTACTATTGAAACTTTTACTCCAGGTTTCAGAGTGTAAACTAGAGaagttatttaaaatagttGTAGTTTGATTCAACCTGTAATACAGCTGTATGTCCAAGATTTAGATTGCATTGTTTCTATACCTAATATAAGGATGAAAACAATTATAGATACgacaatttatttaatattttctataaaGATCAAATTGATGATAGTGAGAGACTTGTCATTTTAAGGCAGGGATTAGTCATCACTTTTGTCCCCTCCCTCAAAATGTCCTTCATGATCAAGAATTTCATTTCTATAGGATACTTAAAAAAAGTTAACTATTTACTAAATGTTTTGTTTAACTTCTTCAATATAACTTTCTTGCGAGTAATCAATTTTATGGTCTTTTATTGATTGAATTTAATTTGATCGAAGGTTGTATGCATATAACAAGTCTTAGTCAAGTGACACACTTGAGGCTTAACCGTAAACATTTGTAACCAAATGATTAAAACTCTAAGATAAATAAGATTAGAAATGATAAATTGGAAAacaaaagtaaagaaaaaaataaactaaaaaattaaatatacttcATAACTTTAAATTTCCTTTTTTACCAATCACTTTAAttcttttatactatttttttatttattatatttcttcttGTTAAATGATGTCTTCAATTCTCTCTTCATATGGTATGTCTTTGAGGTGTAGATTATAGTAGTCACTGACCATTTGTTGTTATTGTTTTACCTTCAATTTTAATCAACTGTGTATTGTGCTATCTCATCAATGGGTGACTTATAAATAATACATGGTGACAAAGACATAACAATCATTAGGTGTGTGCTTCTGTGTTTGTTTATTTCTCTTTACTTGTTCgctgattttgattttttgcacaataaactagtattaaaagttttaatttgatcacttttttttgtattgcttagtgataaaaaataatgttgtaAGAATATGGGCATCACATCTAAGATTGAGAAACTCAGTAGGAAGAATAACTTTAACTCTGGAAGATCAAAATAAGGGTATTGCTTAAGGAACAAGGATTGTGAGCAACATTTTCTTGTAGTACACTGCCACACATTGGAAATTTAATATCGGAGCAACAAGATGAAATTTTGAATTCAATTATTCTTCTTTATGTGAAAAATGAAGGTTTTTTTATGAAGTTGTTAAAAAATAGACTTTGTTTGGGTTGTGGCTAAAATAGGAGAAACTCTTCATGACAAAATTAATTCCCAACAAGTTTGAAGGCTCTTTGAATTATGTATGAAGGAGGGTACACCACTCGAGGCTTATCTTGATGAGCTTAACTATATTCTGATGGAGCTACGAGATATCAACTTAAAGGTAGATGACAAAGATGCTACAATGATTTTATTACCCTCTCTTATGCCATCCTATGAGAACCTAGTTAGTTCTCCAAGTATAGAAAATTATTGCATTACACTTGAAGATGTTAAGTCTAAGTTTTGTATAAGGGAGCTTCACCACAAAGGCATTGAATAATAATGATGAAGCATCATCCAACATATTGGTAGCTTTCAAGAATGACAATAAAGTCAAGAAGTAGAGAAAGGAATAAGTCCAAAGGATGTGCAACTACAAGTAGCccattacaagaaaaattgCATAAGAATGGTAAGTAAGAATCAAGTAGCCACCACTACTAATAATGAAACCTCATCTAAAAGTGACTTGGTGTTTTGTGTTGTTTCATAACAACATGCGTTTGATTATTGAGTCCATGACTTAGGTTGATCCTTTCACTTATGTCCTTATAGGGACTAATTTAACATGTTCAAAAACATTGATATTGAAAATGTGTTGATGTGAATAATGTTGCATCCAAGACAATAGGTATATGATTTGTTCAAATACATATGCATAATGGCATAGTTTGAACTCTAACCAATGTCCAATATGTTTTTAAGTTGAAGAAAAACCTTATATTCATTAGAATCATGAATAAGAAAAGTTATGCATGCCACACAGAAGGTGTAATGATGTAAATAAAGAAGATGGA encodes the following:
- the LOC137829672 gene encoding DNA damage-repair/toleration protein DRT100-like — its product is MANCSYACGFLLFFLVSFLHVEAILDPADFLALQSIRKALEDMPGSHFFSSWDFTADPCNFAGVYCDSDKVIALNLGDPRAGSPGLTGRLDPALGKLSALAEFTVVPGRIYGPLPESLSGLKNLRFFGVNRNFISGEISTKLGELRSLRTIDLSYNQLTGRIPPTVGSLPELTNLILCHNRLSGSLPRFESHTLTRLDLKHNSLSGSLPPNSLPPSLQYLSLAWNKLTGPMDHLLSRLDQLNYLDLSLNQFTGPIPDRIFSFPLTNLQLERNQFSGPVQPVDQVSIPTVDLSYNRLSGQISPMLASVQYLYLNNNRFTGRVPASFVERLLDASIQILYLQHNYLTGIEISPTAVIPERSSLCLQYNCMVPPVETPCPLRAGKQKTRPTTQCNQLKT